The following proteins are co-located in the Pseudarthrobacter siccitolerans genome:
- the nirD gene encoding nitrite reductase small subunit NirD has product MTATLELGALAAATDEAAPGITTGWHRVCLVDDLEPAWGEAALVAGRQVALFRTGPTEVFAVAQEDPATGAHVMARGILGSRGTRPTIASPLHKEVYDLETGECFSTPGLSIAAFSTRVVDGFVEVEL; this is encoded by the coding sequence TCGCAGCAGCCACCGACGAGGCCGCACCGGGCATCACCACCGGTTGGCACCGCGTCTGCCTGGTGGACGACCTGGAACCCGCCTGGGGCGAAGCCGCCCTCGTGGCAGGACGTCAGGTTGCCCTCTTCCGGACCGGCCCAACTGAGGTTTTCGCGGTGGCCCAGGAGGACCCGGCTACCGGCGCGCACGTAATGGCCCGCGGAATCCTGGGATCACGCGGTACGCGTCCCACCATCGCCTCGCCGCTGCACAAAGAGGTCTATGACCTCGAAACCGGCGAATGCTTCAGCACCCCGGGCCTGAGCATCGCAGCGTTCAGCACCCGCGTGGTGGACGGCTTCGTCGAAGTCGAGCTGTAA
- a CDS encoding NAD(P)H-quinone dehydrogenase, with the protein MTTHPDFSSPRIAILGGGPGGYEAAMVAASLGAQVTIIERAGLGGSAVLTDVVPSKTLIATADLMTRVAEAGELGVKFDVDGGDFVPVMRADLKHINDRLLNLARSQSKDIHDGLAAQGVRILTGSGRLTDNHTIEVLTAEGTETVEADTILLAVGAHPRELPTARPDGERILNWTQIYNLDELPEDLIVVGSGVTGAEFASAYNGLGSKVTLISSRDRVLPGSDVDAAVVLEEVFERRGVRVLSRSRAEAVERTDDGVVVTLSDGSKVTGSHCLLCLGSIPNTAGIGLEEAGVAVSESGHIKVDGVSRTTAPNIYAAGDCTGVLPLASVAAMQGRIAVAHFMGDMVTPLKLHQVASNIFTSPEIANVGVSEADIDSGKYQGDVVKLSLRSNARAKMRNAKDGFVKIFARKGSGTVIGGVVVGPNASELIFPISIAVKQKLHVDDVASTFTVYPSLTGSISEAARRLHVHL; encoded by the coding sequence GTGACTACGCATCCAGATTTCAGTTCACCCCGGATCGCAATCCTGGGAGGTGGTCCGGGTGGATATGAGGCCGCCATGGTGGCCGCCTCGCTCGGAGCGCAGGTCACCATCATCGAGCGGGCCGGGCTCGGCGGATCCGCCGTGCTGACGGACGTCGTCCCGTCCAAGACCCTGATCGCCACCGCGGACCTGATGACCCGCGTCGCTGAAGCGGGGGAACTGGGAGTTAAGTTCGACGTCGACGGCGGCGATTTTGTGCCGGTGATGCGCGCGGACCTTAAACACATCAACGACCGCCTCCTTAATCTGGCCCGCAGCCAGTCAAAGGACATCCACGACGGCCTGGCCGCCCAGGGCGTGCGGATCCTGACCGGTTCGGGCCGGCTCACGGACAACCACACCATCGAGGTGCTGACGGCGGAGGGCACCGAGACCGTGGAAGCGGACACGATTCTGCTGGCCGTGGGCGCCCACCCGCGTGAGCTGCCTACCGCCCGCCCTGACGGCGAGCGGATCCTGAACTGGACCCAGATCTACAACCTGGACGAACTTCCCGAGGACCTGATCGTGGTGGGCTCCGGCGTGACCGGAGCCGAATTCGCCTCCGCCTACAACGGCCTTGGCTCCAAGGTCACCCTGATCTCCAGCCGTGACCGGGTGCTTCCGGGCTCTGACGTGGACGCGGCTGTGGTCCTCGAGGAAGTGTTCGAGCGCCGTGGCGTCCGCGTCCTGTCCCGTTCACGCGCCGAGGCTGTGGAGCGGACGGACGACGGCGTGGTGGTGACCCTCAGCGACGGGTCCAAGGTCACCGGAAGCCACTGCCTGCTCTGCCTGGGCTCCATCCCCAACACCGCGGGCATTGGACTCGAAGAAGCGGGTGTGGCGGTCAGCGAGAGCGGACACATTAAGGTCGACGGCGTCTCCCGCACCACAGCCCCCAACATCTACGCCGCCGGCGACTGTACGGGAGTGCTGCCGCTGGCTTCCGTGGCGGCCATGCAGGGCCGCATCGCGGTTGCCCACTTCATGGGCGACATGGTCACCCCGCTCAAGCTGCACCAGGTGGCGTCCAACATCTTCACTTCGCCCGAAATCGCCAATGTCGGAGTGTCCGAGGCCGACATCGACTCCGGCAAGTACCAGGGCGACGTCGTCAAGCTCTCGCTGCGCAGCAACGCCCGTGCCAAGATGCGCAATGCCAAGGACGGGTTCGTGAAGATCTTTGCGCGGAAGGGTTCGGGAACGGTCATCGGTGGCGTAGTGGTGGGTCCCAACGCGTCCGAGTTGATCTTCCCCATTTCAATCGCGGTCAAGCAGAAGCTGCACGTGGACGATGTCGCCAGCACCTTCACGGTGTACCCGTCACTGACCGGTTCCATCTCGGAGGCGGCGCGGCGCCTGCACGTGCACCTGTAG
- a CDS encoding purine-nucleoside phosphorylase, with translation MSTTDFLNTDPFAAARAAADYIAEETGVDSHDVALVLGSGWAEAADLIGETTATLSAEEVPGFHAPAVVGHVGTIRSVLTREGKRALVLGARTHYYEGKGVRAVVHGIRTAAAAGCRTLVLTNGCGGLNENWAPGTPVLISDHINLTAASPLEGATFVDLTDLYSPRIRGIAREVDATLDEGIYVQFPGPHYETPAEVQYAKRIGADLVGMSTALEAIAGRHAGMEVFGISLVTNLAAGISPQPLSHEEVLESGQAAGPRISKLLAGIIARL, from the coding sequence GTGAGTACAACAGACTTCCTGAACACGGATCCTTTCGCTGCCGCGCGTGCCGCCGCCGACTACATCGCCGAGGAAACCGGCGTTGACAGCCACGATGTGGCCCTGGTGCTTGGCTCCGGCTGGGCAGAAGCCGCCGATCTAATCGGTGAAACCACCGCTACCCTGTCCGCCGAGGAAGTGCCCGGTTTCCATGCCCCGGCGGTGGTAGGGCATGTGGGCACCATCCGCTCCGTGCTGACCAGGGAGGGCAAGCGGGCCCTGGTCCTGGGCGCCCGCACCCACTACTACGAGGGCAAGGGCGTGCGCGCCGTAGTCCACGGCATCAGGACGGCGGCGGCCGCAGGCTGCAGGACTCTTGTCCTCACCAATGGCTGCGGCGGGCTGAATGAAAACTGGGCGCCGGGCACTCCGGTGCTGATCAGTGATCACATAAACCTCACCGCGGCCTCACCGCTGGAGGGCGCCACCTTCGTTGACCTGACAGATCTTTACTCCCCCCGGATCCGCGGAATCGCCCGGGAAGTGGACGCCACCCTGGACGAAGGCATCTACGTGCAGTTCCCCGGCCCGCACTACGAGACCCCCGCCGAGGTGCAGTACGCCAAGCGCATCGGCGCCGACCTGGTGGGAATGTCCACCGCCCTGGAGGCCATTGCCGGACGGCACGCAGGCATGGAAGTGTTCGGCATCTCGCTGGTCACCAACCTCGCCGCAGGCATCAGCCCGCAGCCGCTCAGCCACGAGGAAGTCCTCGAGTCAGGGCAGGCAGCAGGCCCCCGGATTTCCAAGCTGCTCGCCGGAATCATCGCCCGGCTCTAG
- a CDS encoding MFS transporter, with the protein MTVDRTADAGPGNSLDLDETARPETASAQPGSTRTTVAPALDFRPGRWIANWDAENKEQWESAGRSIARRNLNWSIFAEFLGFVVWQLWSIVVVQLPAAGFTFSTSEIFWLISMPSLVGATLRIPYTFMVPRFGGRNWTIVSALLLLIPTTGLALCVSNPETPFGVMLLVAALAGFGGGNFASSMANITFFYPAREKGWALGLNAAGGNMGAAVAQLAVPIVITLLAAGTVNLPMAGWMWVPFILLAAFGAFKYMDNLTSAKGDIAGSVAALKEPHLWIMALLYIGTFGSFIGFAGVFPKLIKDYFPAFSSIGVGTVALSLAFLGPLVGSLARPYGGRMADRMGGARMTVTAFASMAVITLTMIWTLPLKNFWLFLVLFLMLFTASGFGNGATYRMIPVIFATSSRAARNGADSVATQRLASSALGLISAIGAYGGFVIPQVLNASNTASGSYTPAFYGFVGAYVLMLAVCWFCYIRNANRNAMGHV; encoded by the coding sequence GTGACTGTTGACCGCACCGCTGATGCCGGCCCCGGCAATTCCCTTGATCTTGATGAGACCGCAAGGCCCGAGACCGCCAGCGCACAGCCCGGCTCTACCCGCACTACCGTTGCCCCCGCCCTTGACTTCCGCCCCGGCCGCTGGATCGCCAACTGGGATGCCGAGAACAAGGAACAGTGGGAATCCGCCGGCCGCTCCATCGCCCGCCGCAACCTCAACTGGTCAATCTTCGCCGAATTCCTCGGTTTCGTCGTCTGGCAGCTCTGGTCCATCGTGGTGGTCCAGCTGCCCGCTGCAGGCTTCACCTTCTCCACCTCGGAAATCTTCTGGCTGATCTCCATGCCCAGCCTGGTGGGTGCCACCCTGCGCATCCCCTATACCTTCATGGTCCCCCGCTTCGGCGGCCGCAACTGGACCATCGTCTCCGCCCTGCTGCTGCTGATTCCCACCACCGGCCTCGCGCTCTGCGTCTCCAACCCGGAAACACCGTTCGGCGTGATGCTGCTCGTCGCCGCCCTCGCAGGCTTCGGCGGCGGCAACTTCGCCAGCTCCATGGCCAACATCACGTTCTTCTACCCTGCCCGTGAAAAGGGCTGGGCCCTGGGCCTGAACGCCGCCGGCGGAAACATGGGCGCCGCCGTCGCGCAGCTCGCCGTGCCGATCGTCATCACCCTCCTCGCCGCCGGCACCGTCAACCTGCCGATGGCCGGCTGGATGTGGGTGCCGTTCATCCTGCTGGCAGCCTTTGGCGCTTTCAAGTACATGGACAACCTCACCAGCGCCAAGGGTGACATCGCCGGTTCAGTTGCAGCGCTGAAGGAACCGCACCTGTGGATCATGGCCCTGCTCTACATCGGCACCTTCGGCTCCTTCATCGGCTTCGCCGGTGTGTTCCCCAAGCTGATCAAGGACTACTTCCCCGCCTTCTCCTCCATCGGAGTCGGCACCGTGGCACTGTCCCTGGCCTTCCTCGGCCCGCTGGTGGGCTCCCTGGCCCGGCCCTACGGCGGACGCATGGCGGACCGCATGGGCGGCGCCCGGATGACCGTGACCGCCTTCGCTTCCATGGCCGTCATCACCCTCACCATGATCTGGACCCTGCCGCTGAAGAACTTCTGGCTCTTCCTGGTCCTCTTCCTGATGCTCTTCACCGCCAGCGGCTTCGGAAACGGCGCCACGTACCGCATGATCCCGGTCATCTTCGCCACCTCCAGCCGCGCCGCACGCAACGGGGCAGACTCGGTGGCCACCCAGCGCCTGGCTTCCTCGGCACTCGGCCTGATCTCCGCCATCGGCGCCTACGGCGGGTTCGTCATCCCGCAGGTACTGAACGCCTCCAACACCGCCAGCGGCTCCTACACACCCGCCTTCTACGGCTTCGTCGGAGCGTATGTCCTGATGCTGGCCGTCTGCTGGTTCTGCTACATCCGCAATGCCAACCGAAATGCGATGGGACACGTCTAA
- a CDS encoding phospho-sugar mutase, whose amino-acid sequence MTSSDADFRLLNEARDWAAQDPDPETAASLLELVRLVEDGSPVARQELEDSFRGTLQFGTAGLRAALGPGPNRMNRVVVRRAAAGLADFLLRAVGEASPGTRPRAVVGYDARYNSDIFAAETAAIFTAAGIETFLMPSALPTPLLAYAVRALECDGGAMVTASHNPPQDNGYKVYLGRHAVTDSGNGAQIVAPYDAEIAARINATGPLETIALAPNGWTVLDGSVAAAYQQATAALALPEYFPARNLRIVLTPMHGVGGETALAVLNAAGFTDVTLVAEQAQPDPAFPTVNFPNPEEPGALDLALETAGRLDADIVIANDPDADRAAVAAKDPDTGAWRMLRGDEVGALLGAHIAARLAAADGSAGGGDSHGVFANSIVSSRLLARIAAAAGCAHEETLTGFKWISRVPGLLYGYEEALGYCVAPELVKDKDGISAAVLIAELAAAAKADGKTVFDTLDDLYLQHGLHASDQLSIRVADLGLLDAMMNRLRVSPPESFGSSAVEVFTDLAEGTGQLPPTDGLLYLTRDLTRVIIRPSGTEPKLKCYLEVIHHVGSAAELPEARQAVRAALDEVLRDVKEALGL is encoded by the coding sequence ATGACCTCCTCCGATGCCGATTTCCGCCTGCTCAATGAGGCCCGTGACTGGGCTGCCCAAGACCCGGATCCCGAAACAGCGGCATCCCTCCTTGAGCTGGTCCGGCTGGTGGAAGACGGCTCCCCGGTGGCCCGCCAGGAACTCGAAGACAGCTTCCGCGGCACGCTGCAGTTCGGTACCGCAGGACTCCGCGCCGCGCTGGGGCCCGGGCCGAACCGGATGAACCGTGTGGTGGTGAGGCGCGCCGCTGCCGGCCTGGCGGACTTCCTGCTCCGCGCGGTGGGCGAGGCGTCACCGGGAACCCGGCCACGCGCCGTCGTTGGCTATGACGCACGCTACAACTCGGACATCTTCGCGGCCGAAACCGCGGCGATCTTCACGGCGGCCGGCATCGAGACGTTCCTGATGCCTTCCGCGCTTCCCACCCCCCTGCTGGCGTATGCCGTGCGCGCACTGGAATGCGACGGCGGTGCGATGGTCACAGCCAGCCACAACCCGCCGCAGGACAACGGCTACAAGGTCTACCTGGGCCGCCATGCCGTGACGGACAGCGGCAACGGCGCCCAGATCGTGGCACCTTATGACGCCGAAATCGCGGCGAGGATCAACGCCACAGGCCCGCTCGAAACCATTGCCCTCGCCCCCAACGGCTGGACAGTGCTCGACGGATCCGTGGCCGCCGCCTACCAGCAGGCAACTGCGGCGCTCGCCCTCCCCGAATATTTTCCTGCGCGGAATTTGCGCATCGTCCTCACCCCGATGCATGGCGTCGGCGGCGAAACGGCGCTTGCTGTGCTGAATGCCGCCGGTTTCACCGATGTCACGCTCGTGGCCGAACAGGCTCAACCGGATCCCGCATTTCCTACCGTCAACTTCCCGAACCCCGAGGAGCCAGGGGCCCTGGACCTGGCCCTGGAAACGGCTGGGCGGCTGGACGCGGACATTGTTATTGCCAATGATCCCGACGCCGACCGGGCGGCTGTTGCGGCGAAGGACCCGGACACGGGTGCCTGGCGCATGCTCCGGGGGGACGAAGTGGGGGCGCTGCTGGGCGCCCACATAGCGGCGCGGCTGGCCGCGGCCGACGGAAGCGCCGGCGGCGGGGACAGCCATGGCGTGTTCGCGAACTCGATCGTTTCCTCCCGGCTCCTGGCCCGGATCGCCGCGGCTGCGGGCTGTGCGCACGAGGAAACGCTGACCGGGTTCAAGTGGATTTCCCGCGTGCCCGGGCTGCTGTACGGCTACGAGGAGGCGCTGGGCTACTGCGTCGCGCCGGAGCTGGTGAAGGACAAAGACGGCATTTCGGCAGCGGTGCTGATTGCGGAACTCGCTGCCGCCGCGAAAGCCGACGGAAAGACCGTCTTTGACACCCTGGACGACCTGTACCTGCAGCATGGCCTGCACGCCAGCGATCAACTCAGCATCAGGGTGGCGGACCTGGGACTGCTGGATGCAATGATGAACCGGCTCCGGGTCAGTCCGCCGGAATCCTTCGGCTCATCAGCAGTGGAGGTTTTCACGGACCTGGCCGAGGGCACCGGGCAGCTTCCGCCGACGGACGGGCTCCTGTATCTCACCCGCGACCTCACCCGGGTGATCATCCGGCCCAGCGGCACGGAGCCCAAGCTCAAGTGCTACCTCGAGGTGATCCACCACGTGGGGTCCGCGGCCGAGCTGCCGGAGGCCAGGCAGGCGGTGCGGGCGGCACTGGACGAAGTGCTCCGGGACGTCAAAGAGGCGCTGGGGCTTTAG
- a CDS encoding FAD-dependent oxidoreductase, producing the protein MSEQIVIVGFGPVAARLVDELLPAVRDGQVNLTVVGAEAEAAYNRVLVADLGVGRTTAEALALSDADALSADGVDVRLGIRVRRVDRARQQVLLTDGSVAHYDRLVFATGSRPVIPNLTGINPDPTSPVLPAGVTALRDLRDADVLRKAVEGRKRVVVLGGGVLGLETALAAAEEGATVTVVHNGPHPLGRNIDRGGGAVLAASLRRCGVRMAGNARSTGVEHNAPDGGFSALLLDDGSAIDGDLLVISCGVRPRTELAEGCGLSTSSGILVDHRLRAHHEPHIFAIGDCAEVRCPEPDCARCRNAKGPSGLVGPGWRQAEWLAEYLTLLAAGSSDEAELLPELPAEQAGVIVLKARGMNMAVAGVNAAEPWDEEILTAGAVNGRPRLQIAQWADPEHGRYVKMTTRGGVLEGLVAVGMPRTAAELVGLFERGAELPADRSLLLRLDGPDQLPGAEADPQGTVCRCAGVSGATIQGAVEEGCSTVPEVSKATRAGTGCGGCHEDIKGLIEKHFQAVSAA; encoded by the coding sequence ATGAGCGAGCAGATTGTCATTGTGGGATTCGGCCCGGTGGCCGCCCGGCTGGTTGACGAGCTCCTGCCCGCCGTCCGGGACGGCCAGGTGAACCTCACAGTGGTAGGCGCGGAAGCGGAGGCGGCTTACAACCGGGTGCTCGTCGCCGACTTGGGCGTAGGACGGACCACGGCAGAGGCCCTGGCGCTTTCCGACGCTGATGCCCTGTCTGCCGACGGCGTGGACGTGCGCCTGGGCATCCGCGTCCGCCGCGTGGACCGGGCCCGGCAGCAGGTCCTCCTGACCGACGGTTCCGTGGCCCACTACGACCGGCTGGTGTTCGCCACCGGCTCCCGGCCCGTGATTCCCAACCTGACCGGCATCAACCCGGACCCCACGTCGCCCGTCCTGCCTGCCGGCGTCACAGCCCTTCGGGACCTGCGCGACGCGGACGTGCTGCGCAAGGCCGTGGAGGGCCGCAAGCGCGTGGTGGTCCTGGGCGGCGGCGTCCTGGGCCTGGAGACAGCCCTCGCCGCAGCGGAAGAGGGCGCAACCGTCACCGTGGTCCATAACGGGCCGCACCCCCTGGGCCGCAACATCGACCGCGGCGGCGGCGCGGTCCTCGCCGCCAGCCTGCGCCGCTGCGGCGTCCGCATGGCTGGCAATGCCCGCTCCACGGGCGTTGAGCACAACGCGCCCGACGGCGGGTTTTCAGCATTGCTGCTTGACGATGGTTCAGCGATCGACGGCGACCTCCTGGTTATCTCGTGCGGGGTCCGCCCCCGCACCGAACTGGCCGAAGGCTGCGGGCTCTCCACCTCCAGCGGGATCCTGGTGGACCACCGGCTCCGCGCACACCATGAACCGCACATCTTCGCCATCGGCGACTGCGCCGAGGTGCGCTGCCCCGAGCCGGACTGCGCCCGGTGTCGGAACGCGAAGGGCCCGTCGGGGCTGGTAGGGCCAGGCTGGCGGCAGGCGGAATGGCTGGCCGAGTATCTGACCCTCCTGGCCGCCGGTTCATCGGACGAGGCTGAACTGCTGCCGGAACTGCCCGCCGAGCAGGCCGGCGTTATTGTGCTCAAGGCCCGGGGCATGAACATGGCCGTGGCCGGAGTCAACGCTGCCGAGCCATGGGACGAGGAGATTCTCACCGCCGGTGCCGTCAATGGCCGCCCCCGCCTGCAGATCGCCCAATGGGCAGACCCGGAACATGGCCGCTACGTCAAGATGACCACCCGCGGCGGGGTCCTGGAGGGCCTGGTAGCCGTGGGCATGCCACGCACCGCCGCCGAACTGGTGGGCCTTTTTGAGCGCGGCGCCGAGCTGCCTGCGGACAGGTCGCTGCTCCTAAGGCTGGACGGGCCGGACCAGCTGCCCGGCGCCGAGGCCGATCCGCAGGGCACCGTGTGCCGCTGCGCCGGCGTCAGCGGGGCAACCATCCAGGGCGCCGTGGAAGAAGGCTGCTCCACCGTTCCCGAAGTTTCCAAGGCCACCCGGGCAGGAACCGGCTGCGGCGGCTGCCACGAGGACATCAAAGGACTCATCGAAAAACACTTCCAGGCGGTTTCCGCCGCCTGA
- a CDS encoding molybdopterin oxidoreductase family protein, with amino-acid sequence MTKSADTHCPYCALQCAMTLTSPAELTPAAQPGSVPVSAPAGGERPAPTAPLEVSGRDFPTNRGGLCRKGWTSATLLNHPGRITEPLLKGPDGVHRPIGWDQALDLAAGAVKDARTRYGRDSVGVFGGGGLTNEKAYMVGKFARLALGTSRIDYNGRFCMSSAAAAGMRAFGLDRGLPFPLEALDTASTILMLGSNVAETMPPFVQHLKGTRDAGGLIVVDPRRSATAAFTADGGGLHLQPLPGTDLALLLGISHVVVHENLSDTAYIQERTSGYSAVVRSVNSFWPERVQSITGVPADLIRETARRLAAGARQGGSYILTGRGVEQHVDGTDTATAAINLSLLLGLPGSACSGYGTLTGQGNGQGGREHGQKADQLPGYRKITDPAAREHVAGVWGVPEELIPGPGLPAVQLLKSLGQPDGVRCLFVHASNIAVASPDANAVIKGLRSLDFLVVCDFFMSETAAEADLILPVLQWAEEEGTLTNLEGRVLRRRRAVTPPAGARSELWIMARLAEALDAPSTYSEDPETVFEELRLASAGGLADYSGIDYAMLDRGEAAYWPYPQGSSGTPRLFRDSFAHADGKAVMVPVAPRRRRTPAANPDPAAATMTLITGRLLEHYQSGAQTRRVAELLETRPEAKLQIHPAAAASMGIAEGTLVSVANERGEVLCRAELSTAIRPETVFLPFHFPELESANRLTEAATDPTSGMPEFKFNKVWVRPAAKPLSTHVLQTTEAS; translated from the coding sequence ATGACCAAAAGCGCCGACACGCACTGCCCTTACTGCGCCTTGCAGTGCGCCATGACGCTCACGTCTCCAGCGGAACTGACCCCGGCTGCCCAGCCGGGGTCAGTCCCCGTGTCCGCACCGGCCGGCGGGGAACGGCCCGCCCCCACCGCACCCCTCGAGGTCAGCGGACGCGACTTCCCCACCAACCGCGGCGGCCTGTGCCGCAAAGGGTGGACCTCGGCCACGCTGTTGAACCACCCCGGCAGGATCACCGAGCCCCTGCTGAAGGGCCCCGACGGCGTCCACCGCCCCATCGGATGGGACCAGGCGCTGGACCTCGCCGCAGGCGCAGTGAAAGACGCCCGCACCCGCTACGGACGCGATTCAGTGGGCGTCTTCGGCGGCGGCGGGCTCACCAACGAAAAGGCCTACATGGTGGGCAAATTCGCCCGGCTCGCCCTGGGGACCTCCCGCATCGACTACAACGGCCGCTTCTGCATGTCCTCCGCCGCGGCGGCCGGAATGCGCGCCTTCGGGCTGGACCGCGGCCTGCCGTTCCCGCTCGAAGCCCTGGACACCGCCAGCACCATCCTGATGCTGGGCTCCAATGTTGCAGAAACCATGCCGCCCTTCGTCCAGCACCTGAAGGGAACGCGCGACGCCGGCGGGCTGATTGTGGTGGACCCGCGCCGTTCAGCCACGGCTGCTTTTACGGCCGACGGCGGCGGCCTCCACCTCCAGCCCCTGCCGGGCACCGACCTCGCCCTCCTCCTGGGCATCTCCCACGTGGTCGTCCACGAAAACCTTTCGGACACCGCCTACATCCAGGAACGCACGTCCGGCTACAGCGCCGTAGTCCGCAGCGTCAACTCCTTCTGGCCCGAACGCGTCCAGTCCATCACCGGCGTGCCCGCCGACCTCATCCGCGAGACCGCCCGCCGGCTCGCCGCGGGTGCCCGCCAGGGCGGCAGCTACATCCTCACCGGGCGCGGCGTGGAACAGCATGTGGACGGCACCGATACCGCCACCGCGGCCATCAACCTCAGCCTCCTGCTGGGCCTGCCGGGTTCTGCCTGCAGCGGCTACGGCACGCTTACCGGGCAGGGCAACGGCCAGGGCGGCCGCGAGCACGGCCAGAAGGCCGACCAGCTGCCCGGCTACCGCAAAATCACCGATCCCGCCGCCCGTGAGCACGTGGCCGGCGTCTGGGGGGTTCCGGAAGAGCTTATTCCCGGGCCGGGGCTGCCGGCCGTCCAGCTGCTCAAGTCGCTGGGACAGCCCGACGGCGTCCGCTGCCTTTTCGTCCACGCCTCCAACATTGCGGTGGCCTCCCCCGACGCCAACGCCGTGATCAAGGGCCTGCGCAGCCTGGACTTCCTGGTGGTCTGCGATTTCTTCATGTCCGAGACCGCCGCCGAGGCCGACCTCATCCTTCCCGTGCTCCAGTGGGCCGAGGAGGAAGGCACACTCACTAACCTCGAAGGCCGTGTCCTGCGCCGCCGCCGCGCCGTGACGCCGCCCGCCGGAGCCCGCAGCGAACTGTGGATCATGGCCCGGCTCGCCGAAGCCCTCGATGCCCCGTCCACCTACAGCGAAGACCCCGAAACGGTGTTCGAGGAACTCCGGCTGGCCTCCGCCGGCGGACTGGCCGACTACTCCGGCATCGACTACGCCATGCTGGACCGCGGCGAAGCCGCCTACTGGCCCTACCCCCAAGGCAGCAGCGGAACCCCGCGCCTGTTCCGCGACTCCTTCGCGCACGCGGACGGCAAAGCCGTGATGGTCCCGGTGGCACCGCGCCGCCGTCGTACACCCGCGGCAAATCCTGACCCCGCTGCCGCAACCATGACGCTCATCACCGGCCGCCTCCTCGAGCACTACCAGTCCGGCGCGCAGACCCGCCGGGTGGCTGAGCTGCTCGAAACCCGGCCGGAGGCGAAGCTGCAAATCCATCCCGCTGCGGCGGCATCGATGGGAATCGCCGAAGGGACACTCGTCTCTGTGGCGAACGAGCGCGGCGAGGTGCTGTGCCGGGCCGAACTCAGCACGGCGATCCGCCCCGAAACTGTATTCCTGCCCTTCCACTTTCCCGAACTCGAAAGCGCCAACCGCCTCACCGAGGCGGCCACGGACCCCACGTCCGGAATGCCCGAATTCAAGTTCAACAAGGTGTGGGTGCGGCCGGCCGCCAAACCCCTTTCAACCCACGTGCTTCAAACGACGGAGGCCTCATGA